A region of the Silene latifolia isolate original U9 population chromosome 9, ASM4854445v1, whole genome shotgun sequence genome:
AATTGCTCTTGTCTGGTAGGTACTGGGATACAAGAACGCCAAATCCAGTGCACACTCAACAACTACCTGATCGATGCTATTCTCTCTCCGTGGTGCATCCTTTAATGGTTGTGGGAACAGCAGACAGAAACGTTGTTATCTTTGATTTGCAGAAACCACAGGTACCTTTGTTTCAGCATTTTTAACTTTACAATATGTGACAATTTCTTGTAGTGCATCAGAAGGCAGACTACCTTCATGTTTTACATTTAAATATTTTATTCTCTCTTGTTTCAGATCGAGTTCAAAAGGATCCAATCACCCTTGAAGCATCAGACGAGATGTGTCGCTGCCTTTCCTGATAAGCAAGGCTTCTTGGTATGCATTAGCATTTACTTATGGAGTGACTGATATGAAGTCCCCTTTTAATCCATGTTTCCTGTTGTTATTTTGGTCGCTTTGAAGCTTTTATGTAGATGCTTGGGGTCCAATTGACCAAGTAATGTTTGGCAAGCCTAACTTTTATTTTATCAAACTGTTCACCTTACTTTTGGTCTTAGGTTGGATCGATTGAAGGAAGAGTGGGTGTACATCACCTGGATGATGCACAGCAATCCAAGAATTTCACTTTCAAATGCCATAGGGATGGCAATGATATATTTTCAGTCAACTCTATAGACTTCCATCCCGTAAGTAGTAAATTTAAATtactttttatttaatgaaatCGTTCTGCTCTGTGCGTCTCATTTGTTTAGCAACCAAGGCCATGTTTGCATGATCTTATTTAAATCGACCAGAATATAGCATCTGTGATTATGTGCAACTGCACCTTTTCATTAAAGATATCATTTCCTTCCTCTAGCTTTGTGGATCTCAAGTAGTTTCTTTTTAATATTGATTGATGTCCAAACTAAAAACGTCTGACTTTGGTCCACTTCAGGTGCACCACACGTTTGCAACCGCTGGATCTGATGGCGCATTCAACTTTTGGGACAAAGATAGCAAGCAGCGTCTCAAGGTGAGTTTTAACGTGTTTATTTTAAACGTATTCCGACTAATTTCTTGTGACCATGATTTTAATCATCAATGTGCATCTGTCTTGCTTATCTCACCTTCTGAGACATCAAGGCTTTTTAGCTTTTCCTCGATTGTGAAGCTTCTTCTGTGCCGAAAGCCATTTTGCAGTATCGTTTGTATCTCTAAAAAATGACTTGTAAATTTGTTGCTTCAAAATAGAAGTTAGATACCCCACTAAACCTTAAAAAACTTATGTTCGTTATGGTGCCACAAAGTTCAATTAATGTTCCAAATCTTGCTCGAGTGCCTTACTTCGTAACTCTTTTTTGTTCAGGCCATGACAAGATGCAACCAAGCTATACCGTGCGGTGCTTTTAACAATGATGGCTCACTATATGCTTATTCGGTGTGTTTTCTGTACTTCACTTCATAGTGATGCGGTTTTAACTCCATTGAGGCATATACCATACTTCTATTTTATTACAGACTAATTTATTCAGTAATATGAATCGTCATATGGATTGTTGCTAGAAAAGAAAGAGAGAGCAGAGTGAGGGGGAGGGGGAGACAAGAAAGCATCAAGAGCAACAAAACTGATGAGGTTGAAGGATATGATGAATCTTTAGAGAGCTGTTTAAGACTTTAAGTTGCATTTGGTTAAATGTAAAGAAAAAAGGCACGTGCATGAAATGATTTCCATTTACTTTTTTGTCATAATCTACCATGGTACTCGGACTAGGGTAGCGGTATTGAACACAGATACATATGCATGTGCTGGACTCGGCATGACTCAACTTTTTGAACAAGCGACCTTGCCCGTAATGAGAGTACATTATGGGAAAACATCCTTCAGACAAAAAATGCAGTTACATTTGGTATAGCTCAAAGTTTTTAGTGAAATAAAGAGATGTTTGAGAAATAAGGCTTTTGTCATGTGGCCTTCTTTTCTCCACTTTTGTCAGGAGAAGTGTTGTGAGTGTTGTTGACTGAGTACAGATTCCATACCCATATCTTCAACTGTCGTCTCGGACATAAAAGTAAAGACGCGGAGTAACATAGACTCTATGAGGATTTCTTCTTTGCAAGTTGTTTCTTAATGCACATCCATGGATGGATTTTGGGTGCTCTTGGGACCATGATTATCTCTTTTACTCCCACAATCACAACCTTTTTTGCAATTGTCGTTTACTTGTATATAAAAAATACATTGCTACTAATGCACCATGACAATACATTGTTACTAATGCACCATGACAGCTTTTTCTAAGATGAGCTTATAACGAATTGCAGGTGTGTTATGACTGGAGTAAAGGCGCAGAACATCACAATCCAGCGACTGCTAAGAGTTACATTCTTTTGCACTCAACTCAGGTACATTCTGGTTATCTGATTTGCTCCAAAATGATTCATCTGCattttttcttttcaaaaacaTTTAGATGTAATGCTACCAATATCT
Encoded here:
- the LOC141599685 gene encoding protein RAE1-like; the protein is MSAFGSTTPASNASHNPNKSAEVVSPPGDSVSSLCFSPKANYLIATSWDNQVRCWEVTKNGMAIGSAAKAAISHEQPVLCSAWKDDGTTVFSGGCDKQVKMWPLSASQPSTVAMHDAPVSQVAWIPELNLLATGSWDKTIKYWDTRTPNPVHTQQLPDRCYSLSVVHPLMVVGTADRNVVIFDLQKPQIEFKRIQSPLKHQTRCVAAFPDKQGFLVGSIEGRVGVHHLDDAQQSKNFTFKCHRDGNDIFSVNSIDFHPVHHTFATAGSDGAFNFWDKDSKQRLKAMTRCNQAIPCGAFNNDGSLYAYSVCYDWSKGAEHHNPATAKSYILLHSTQEAEVKPKPRAKR